From the Saccharobesus litoralis genome, one window contains:
- a CDS encoding methyl-accepting chemotaxis protein encodes MQLSIRTMVVTGFISVVLLLLVLSVLTISGTSRIGNALDNFVNVEQPMVVNAMRLSTSVNDITTQAGYLLIDPSPASLKQLKATLDKVDNKFATLKSQVTAIEDQTLHNKLSQKITIINQALVNLKRQLDDVISLSSHPEQNYPAQQLYKMEVESQAVQIKQYYIDSLLIIEELALPELQQGLSYQLGQFKELDNIIRIFIYTRDEKAIGDIDLFSRGLTEQLASFIEQNEDEADDEIIDIAYDIQTYFEQYKTSAEQIIELNQAENWRKDAYLVRTQLQPLSQNLRTHLTSLVKALNDSAQQQSSKLIDNKNSLQVSILIMTGIAIVIGFGAIFIISRTINNFIKTLKSALTALSQGDLTQSIAMSRLKESSEFATAFNYYNQQTHDSISQTTHIVKEIECLSNKLSRCSQATDKLVNNQRQQASSVTQNICELERLSHEMQHSSSHSSEQAQQTRQHSNQGATQIQSLKTGINSLANNIQQAVEQVDYVDQQSNEIAEITGVIAGISAQTNLLALNAAIEAARAGEQGRGFSVVAEEVRSLAQRTQEATAKITTIIEQLHTLINSAKASMQSNNQEADACVASVDGAIQVFSQIDHGVETIVSASDLISTLANKQNAMTEEIHHCIDQIMLEAETAKDNASQFKQYNDTLESTSKHLSKLISSYKLNM; translated from the coding sequence ATGCAATTAAGTATTCGTACCATGGTTGTCACCGGTTTTATATCGGTTGTTCTGCTTTTATTGGTTTTGTCTGTTTTAACAATTTCAGGCACAAGCAGAATAGGCAACGCATTGGATAACTTTGTCAATGTCGAACAACCTATGGTTGTCAATGCCATGCGCCTATCTACCAGTGTTAACGATATTACAACGCAAGCGGGTTATCTGCTAATTGACCCAAGCCCTGCCTCTCTTAAGCAGCTTAAAGCGACTTTAGACAAGGTTGATAACAAATTTGCGACACTAAAAAGTCAAGTTACAGCTATTGAAGACCAAACCCTACACAATAAATTAAGCCAGAAAATAACAATAATAAATCAAGCTTTAGTTAACCTTAAACGCCAACTAGACGACGTGATCAGTTTGTCCAGTCACCCTGAACAGAATTACCCCGCACAGCAATTATATAAAATGGAAGTCGAGAGCCAAGCCGTGCAAATCAAGCAATACTATATAGATTCACTGCTCATTATTGAGGAGCTGGCATTACCCGAACTGCAACAAGGCTTATCTTATCAATTAGGACAATTTAAGGAGCTGGACAACATAATCCGAATTTTTATTTATACCAGAGACGAAAAAGCGATTGGCGACATCGACCTATTTAGTCGCGGGCTAACAGAGCAATTAGCCTCTTTTATAGAACAAAATGAAGACGAAGCCGACGATGAAATCATAGACATAGCCTATGATATTCAAACGTATTTCGAGCAATACAAAACCTCAGCTGAACAAATTATTGAGTTAAATCAAGCCGAGAACTGGCGTAAAGACGCTTACTTAGTTCGCACTCAATTACAGCCACTGTCACAAAATTTACGCACGCATTTAACCAGCTTAGTCAAAGCACTTAACGACAGTGCTCAGCAACAAAGCAGTAAGTTAATCGACAATAAAAATAGCCTGCAAGTGAGTATTCTCATCATGACAGGCATTGCGATAGTCATTGGCTTTGGCGCTATATTTATTATTAGCCGAACCATAAACAACTTTATAAAAACCTTGAAATCTGCCCTCACTGCGCTTAGTCAAGGTGACTTAACCCAATCTATTGCCATGAGCCGTCTTAAAGAATCAAGTGAGTTTGCGACTGCATTTAATTACTACAATCAGCAAACACATGATTCTATATCGCAGACAACCCATATTGTTAAAGAGATTGAATGCTTGTCGAACAAACTGAGTCGTTGTTCGCAGGCCACCGATAAATTAGTCAATAATCAACGGCAACAAGCGAGTTCGGTTACGCAAAATATATGTGAGCTAGAGCGCTTGTCCCACGAAATGCAACACAGCTCTAGTCACTCTTCTGAACAAGCCCAACAAACGCGGCAACACTCTAATCAAGGTGCGACGCAGATCCAATCGCTAAAAACAGGAATTAACTCGCTAGCTAACAATATTCAGCAGGCGGTCGAACAGGTCGACTATGTTGACCAGCAAAGTAATGAAATAGCCGAAATTACCGGTGTGATTGCCGGTATTTCAGCACAAACCAACCTATTGGCATTAAACGCCGCTATTGAAGCCGCCAGAGCAGGTGAACAAGGCCGTGGTTTTTCCGTGGTCGCCGAAGAAGTGCGCAGTTTAGCGCAGCGTACACAAGAAGCCACAGCCAAAATCACCACTATCATTGAACAGCTTCATACGCTAATTAATTCAGCGAAAGCATCCATGCAATCCAATAACCAAGAAGCAGACGCCTGTGTTGCCAGTGTAGATGGCGCCATTCAAGTTTTTAGTCAAATTGATCATGGTGTGGAAACGATAGTATCGGCTTCGGATTTAATCAGCACTTTAGCGAATAAGCAAAATGCCATGACCGAGGAGATCCATCATTGCATTGACCAAATAATGCTAGAAGCAGAAACAGCAAAAGATAATGCCAGCCAGTTTAAGCAATACAACGACACCCTTGAAAGTACATCGAAACATTTATCCAAACTCATTTCGAGTTATAAGCTCAATATGTGA
- the lysS gene encoding lysine--tRNA ligase produces the protein MSEQIQQDENKLIAERRAKLDAIRENCDANGHPNKWRREDYAADLQAAHGEKDKAQLEEEATVVSIAGRVMAKRGPFLALQDMSGRIQAYADKQTQKDIKAKYGQLDIGDIIGVKGELHKSGKGDLYVNMTEYELLTKSLRPLPEKYHGLADQEMKYRQRYVDLMINQQTRDVFQIRSKIISGIRNYLTERRFMEVETPMLQVIPGGATARPFVTHHNALDIDMYLRIAPELYLKRLVVGGFDRVFEINRNFRNEGLSTRHNPEFTMIEFYQAYADYNDLMDLTEDMLRTLAQDVLGTTTIVNTVRDAEGEVLEEKQYDFGKPFERLTMNEAILKYAPELDAAVINDPENNLEALKAIAKQVGVPDSEKQKAWGAGKYLCEIFEATAEELLDQPTFITAYPWEVSPLARRNDENPFITDRFEFFVGGRELANGFSELNDAEDQAGRFQKQVEEKDAGDDEAMHFDDDYIKALEYGLPPTAGEGIGIDRLVMLFSDSPTIKDVILFPHMRPQQD, from the coding sequence ATGTCTGAACAAATTCAGCAAGACGAAAATAAATTAATTGCCGAACGTCGCGCCAAATTGGATGCGATCCGCGAAAACTGTGACGCTAATGGTCACCCTAACAAGTGGCGTCGTGAAGACTATGCCGCAGATTTACAAGCTGCACATGGCGAAAAAGACAAAGCACAGTTAGAAGAAGAAGCAACTGTGGTGTCTATTGCGGGTCGAGTAATGGCCAAGCGTGGGCCATTTTTAGCATTACAAGATATGTCAGGTCGCATTCAAGCCTATGCTGACAAGCAAACTCAAAAAGACATCAAAGCCAAATACGGTCAACTAGACATTGGTGATATTATTGGTGTTAAAGGCGAATTACACAAATCAGGTAAAGGCGATCTTTACGTTAATATGACTGAGTATGAATTACTGACTAAGTCTTTACGCCCATTACCAGAAAAATACCACGGCCTTGCTGACCAAGAAATGAAATACCGCCAGCGCTATGTTGATTTAATGATCAACCAGCAAACGCGTGATGTTTTCCAAATTCGTTCAAAAATTATCAGTGGTATTCGTAACTACTTAACAGAACGTCGCTTTATGGAAGTGGAAACACCTATGCTACAGGTTATTCCTGGCGGTGCGACGGCTCGTCCGTTTGTCACTCATCATAATGCATTAGACATTGATATGTATTTACGTATCGCGCCAGAGCTTTACCTTAAGCGTTTAGTGGTTGGTGGTTTTGATCGTGTATTTGAAATTAACCGTAACTTCCGTAATGAAGGTTTAAGTACGCGTCATAACCCAGAGTTCACCATGATTGAATTCTACCAAGCGTATGCTGATTACAACGATCTGATGGACTTAACTGAAGATATGTTACGTACCTTAGCGCAAGACGTTTTAGGTACTACTACTATTGTCAATACGGTACGTGATGCCGAAGGTGAAGTATTAGAAGAGAAGCAATACGATTTTGGTAAGCCGTTTGAGCGCTTAACCATGAATGAAGCTATCCTTAAATACGCACCTGAATTAGATGCGGCAGTTATCAATGATCCAGAAAATAACCTAGAAGCGTTAAAAGCGATTGCTAAGCAAGTGGGTGTGCCGGATTCAGAAAAGCAAAAAGCGTGGGGGGCAGGTAAATACTTGTGTGAGATCTTTGAAGCCACAGCAGAAGAGCTGCTAGATCAACCTACATTTATTACTGCTTACCCGTGGGAAGTTTCACCGCTTGCGCGACGTAACGATGAAAATCCTTTTATCACGGATCGTTTTGAATTCTTCGTCGGTGGCCGCGAATTGGCTAATGGCTTCTCAGAGTTAAATGATGCAGAAGACCAAGCAGGCCGTTTCCAAAAACAAGTGGAAGAGAAAGATGCAGGTGATGATGAAGCCATGCATTTTGACGATGACTACATCAAAGCACTTGAGTACGGCTTACCACCAACAGCTGGTGAAGGTATTGGGATTGATCGCTTAGTGATGTTATTTAGCGACTCTCCAACCATTAAAGACGTTATCTTGTTCCCGCACATGCGCCCACAGCAAGACTAA
- a CDS encoding cytochrome-c peroxidase — MKRYILHLIFTLMVCTPLLAAEPLGTPDPDDMILYDDEENTELEVELGKMLFFDTRLSVNGQQSCATCHNPDLGFSDGMAKGVGTKNNPLGRNTPHIYNMAWSSVLMWDGREPTLEQQALGPIASGQEMMLPLDELERRLNAVAGYRRLFKQAYDVDKITRDEIARAIAAFERTIVIDDTPFDRYLAGDTQAMSQDAIKGLALFKGKGNCTQCHDGPNFTDDSFHSLGIKDNDPGRAAITGDKQFLGAFKTPGLRNTELTAPYMHDGSLTSLMDVVKFYNQGGGGAKHTSNLVKPLNLTAKEERQLVAFLKSLTQPFEVDVPKIP; from the coding sequence ATGAAACGCTACATCTTGCACTTGATATTCACTTTAATGGTCTGCACGCCACTATTGGCAGCTGAGCCATTAGGCACACCCGACCCTGACGACATGATTTTATATGATGACGAGGAAAATACCGAGCTAGAAGTCGAACTAGGCAAAATGTTATTTTTTGATACTCGTTTATCTGTTAATGGCCAGCAATCTTGCGCAACGTGCCACAACCCAGATTTAGGGTTTAGTGACGGCATGGCAAAAGGCGTAGGCACGAAAAATAATCCTTTGGGTCGCAACACACCGCACATTTATAACATGGCTTGGAGCAGTGTTTTAATGTGGGACGGCCGCGAACCGACGCTAGAGCAGCAAGCACTAGGACCAATTGCCTCAGGTCAAGAAATGATGCTACCGCTTGATGAACTAGAACGCCGATTAAATGCCGTAGCTGGCTATCGCCGCCTATTTAAACAAGCCTATGATGTCGACAAAATAACGCGTGACGAAATAGCCCGAGCCATTGCGGCTTTTGAGCGAACTATTGTTATCGACGATACCCCATTTGACCGCTATTTAGCAGGCGATACCCAAGCCATGAGCCAAGATGCAATTAAAGGGTTAGCCCTGTTTAAAGGGAAAGGAAATTGTACACAATGTCATGATGGCCCCAACTTTACCGACGACAGTTTTCATAGCTTAGGGATTAAAGATAATGATCCGGGTCGCGCCGCTATTACAGGCGATAAACAATTTTTGGGGGCTTTTAAAACGCCAGGGTTACGCAATACCGAGCTCACTGCACCTTATATGCACGACGGTTCCTTAACCAGCTTAATGGATGTCGTTAAATTTTATAACCAAGGCGGAGGTGGCGCTAAACACACAAGCAATTTAGTTAAACCGTTAAATTTAACGGCTAAGGAAGAACGCCAGCTTGTCGCCTTTTTAAAATCGCTAACTCAACCGTTTGAAGTCGACGTACCTAAAATTCCTTAA
- the prfB gene encoding peptide chain release factor 2 (programmed frameshift) has product MFEINPIQLQIKDVAERTEVLRGYLDYAHKKELLEEVERELEDPDVWNNPEKAQALGKERTTLENIVKTIDDLTSGLDDVEGLLELAVEEEDEDTLNETQAELDELVAKLEQLEFRRMFSGNNDEADAYIDLQAGSGGTEAQDWCEMLLRMYLRWGEAHGFKTELIEASDGDVAGIKSATIRFSGEYAFGWLRTETGVHRLVRKSPFDSNNKRHTSFASAFVYPEVDDNIDIDINPADLRIDTYRASGAGGQHVNRTDSAVRITHLPTNTVVQCQNDRSQHKNKDQAMKQLKAKLYELEIQKQNAEKQALEDTKSDIGWGSQIRSYVLDDSRIKDLRTGVENRNTQAVLDGALDPFLEAALKAGL; this is encoded by the exons ATGTTCGAAATAAACCCAATCCAATTGCAGATCAAAGATGTCGCTGAGCGTACTGAAGTGCTTAGGGGGTATCTT GACTATGCTCACAAGAAAGAGCTGTTAGAAGAAGTCGAGCGCGAGCTGGAAGATCCTGATGTATGGAATAATCCAGAAAAAGCTCAAGCCCTCGGTAAAGAGCGCACCACGCTAGAAAACATAGTTAAAACCATTGATGACTTAACATCAGGCTTAGACGATGTTGAAGGTTTGCTTGAACTCGCGGTTGAGGAAGAAGACGAAGACACCCTTAACGAAACCCAAGCGGAACTTGATGAGCTAGTCGCTAAGCTAGAACAACTGGAATTTCGTCGTATGTTTAGTGGCAACAATGACGAAGCCGACGCTTATATTGATTTACAAGCCGGTTCAGGTGGTACAGAAGCACAAGATTGGTGTGAAATGCTCTTGCGTATGTATTTACGTTGGGGCGAAGCGCATGGTTTTAAAACTGAACTGATTGAAGCCTCTGACGGTGATGTTGCCGGAATTAAATCGGCGACGATACGTTTTTCAGGTGAATACGCATTTGGTTGGTTACGCACAGAAACTGGGGTTCATCGCCTAGTGCGCAAATCACCGTTCGATTCAAACAATAAGCGCCATACGTCGTTTGCATCCGCTTTTGTTTACCCTGAAGTGGATGACAATATCGATATTGATATTAATCCAGCTGATTTACGTATTGATACTTATCGAGCCTCTGGTGCGGGTGGTCAGCACGTTAACCGCACCGACTCAGCGGTACGTATAACTCACTTACCTACGAATACAGTGGTGCAATGTCAAAATGATCGCTCGCAGCACAAGAACAAAGATCAAGCTATGAAGCAGCTTAAAGCTAAGCTTTATGAGCTAGAGATCCAAAAACAAAATGCAGAGAAACAGGCATTAGAAGATACCAAGTCTGATATTGGTTGGGGCAGTCAGATCCGCTCCTATGTACTCGATGATTCTCGCATTAAAGATTTACGCACTGGTGTGGAAAATCGTAATACTCAAGCGGTATTAGATGGCGCACTAGACCCCTTTTTAGAAGCTGCTTTAAAAGCAGGTTTATAG
- a CDS encoding cytochrome P460 family protein gives MLNIKPVRALWIGLILSSLSGQLAGAQPCQSQPHSCQPITGDSPLNIQRLGYQQWPWLAGVAYSSLHWQQFVAIYINQNADIYKNNFTKYQLEFNDEEEQAAELTYQTYQQGTIIVKENYLTNNKAKGQLASITLMIKQAKGYFPKGGDWQYLQYSANGRLLMQGHQGDPHIYNACANCHQNVAERDYVFSTLLNAKPEPKPAKR, from the coding sequence ATGCTGAATATAAAACCCGTGCGGGCACTGTGGATAGGCCTGATATTATCAAGCCTGTCAGGTCAACTTGCCGGTGCCCAACCATGCCAATCACAGCCGCATAGCTGTCAACCCATAACGGGAGACAGTCCTTTAAACATACAGCGCCTCGGCTATCAACAATGGCCATGGCTGGCTGGTGTTGCCTATTCTAGTTTGCATTGGCAACAATTTGTTGCTATTTACATTAATCAAAACGCTGACATTTATAAAAACAACTTTACTAAATACCAGCTCGAATTTAATGACGAAGAAGAACAAGCCGCAGAACTGACTTATCAAACCTATCAACAAGGCACCATAATTGTTAAAGAAAATTACTTAACTAACAACAAAGCAAAAGGCCAACTCGCATCAATCACGCTAATGATTAAACAAGCGAAGGGGTATTTTCCAAAGGGTGGTGATTGGCAATATTTGCAATACAGTGCCAATGGCCGCTTACTTATGCAAGGTCATCAAGGCGACCCGCATATCTATAATGCCTGTGCCAATTGCCATCAAAATGTAGCCGAAAGAGATTATGTGTTTTCGACCCTGTTGAATGCAAAGCCAGAGCCTAAACCTGCTAAACGGTAA
- a CDS encoding energy transducer TonB, producing MKKSVLAILAVLGLSQAHANMFAANQAINDKDFSKAKAELTKSAQVGNPEAQFKLGILNYQGLDGTVDKQQAMAWFFLASQYDYPQAINFAGEIFQSLDKSQQAKASKMAEEFVKQYGKTKINEQYFPYVSDSVLDDQVINKRSKINVKGKFYVNSDSRARSHNQAAIDRAIRSYGSNPGAINNLSKTMINPDSGRVEVVYDARRDGRVEDVEIIFSWPRGRFDKEFVKSIETSKLRPAKRKGKNVEQYGMFSHVNVYYQGTGGLREGYPHLFKQFKSLQKRAEESASAKYQYACFLRAYNDLFNDQELEAFEPVLREAAEAGQPNAQYDYALYQIYRNDDIEDGIEWLNKAAKHGLLQAEYRLGDILYQSPSPYVKQDIAKAQFWLGKAAERNHFKAQQKLAEIRFKQENVDKDFVKLAIDWLEEIEDENAADPNTYYLLAKAHELIGEKSQASDYIEEAIDEAKAAKWNTKAWLKYQSQLEG from the coding sequence ATGAAAAAATCCGTGCTCGCTATATTAGCTGTTTTAGGTTTGTCTCAAGCGCATGCGAATATGTTTGCAGCGAATCAAGCGATAAACGACAAAGACTTTAGCAAAGCGAAAGCCGAGTTAACGAAGTCGGCTCAGGTCGGTAACCCTGAAGCGCAATTTAAACTCGGTATTTTAAATTACCAAGGTTTAGACGGCACGGTAGATAAGCAACAAGCCATGGCATGGTTTTTTTTAGCCAGTCAGTACGATTATCCGCAAGCAATTAACTTTGCCGGTGAGATCTTTCAAAGCTTAGATAAATCGCAACAAGCGAAAGCCAGCAAAATGGCTGAAGAATTTGTTAAGCAATACGGCAAAACTAAAATCAATGAGCAGTATTTTCCTTATGTTAGCGATAGCGTATTGGATGATCAGGTAATTAATAAACGTTCCAAAATCAATGTAAAAGGCAAGTTTTACGTCAATTCAGATAGTCGCGCTCGCTCGCATAACCAAGCGGCGATTGACCGTGCTATTCGCAGTTATGGCTCCAACCCAGGGGCAATCAATAATTTAAGTAAAACCATGATAAACCCAGACTCAGGACGAGTTGAAGTGGTTTACGATGCGCGCCGCGATGGTCGAGTGGAAGATGTTGAAATTATATTTTCTTGGCCACGAGGTCGTTTTGACAAGGAGTTTGTTAAATCGATTGAAACATCCAAACTGCGCCCAGCAAAACGCAAAGGTAAAAATGTTGAACAGTATGGCATGTTTAGCCATGTGAACGTGTATTACCAAGGCACAGGTGGCTTACGCGAAGGCTATCCGCATTTATTTAAGCAATTTAAATCGCTACAAAAGCGCGCAGAAGAAAGTGCATCAGCTAAATATCAATATGCTTGTTTTTTACGTGCCTACAACGATTTATTTAACGACCAAGAGTTAGAAGCTTTTGAGCCGGTATTGCGTGAAGCAGCAGAAGCAGGACAACCCAACGCGCAATACGATTATGCGCTTTATCAAATTTATCGTAATGATGATATTGAAGATGGTATTGAATGGTTAAATAAGGCGGCCAAGCATGGCTTATTGCAAGCTGAATATCGCTTGGGTGATATCTTATATCAGTCACCATCGCCTTATGTTAAACAAGATATTGCAAAGGCACAGTTTTGGTTAGGTAAAGCTGCAGAGCGTAATCATTTTAAAGCGCAGCAAAAGTTAGCCGAAATCCGCTTTAAGCAAGAAAATGTCGACAAAGATTTTGTTAAGTTGGCGATTGATTGGTTAGAAGAAATTGAAGATGAAAATGCGGCTGATCCTAATACCTATTATTTGCTAGCTAAAGCGCATGAGTTAATCGGCGAAAAGTCACAAGCCAGTGATTATATCGAAGAGGCGATTGACGAAGCTAAAGCGGCTAAGTGGAATACCAAAGCTTGGCTTAAGTACCAAAGCCAATTGGAAGGTTAG
- the dsbC gene encoding bifunctional protein-disulfide isomerase/oxidoreductase DsbC, with protein MAKIKLFSSLAVALSLQFSAVAADVSVSKSEYERVVQHFANIRMNVEKVENSPVDGLYQVTTKRGLFYFSKKGSFLVHGQVYNMEQGMKNETEAVLAVARKDAVAEFASSMIEFKAKDEKYVVNVFTDTTCGYCRKLHGEMKDYNAAGITVRYLAFPRGGMNSRSFDDLVSIWCADDKQQAMTDAKMSGAITAKKCDVPIQEHYELGSKLGVSGTPAIILESGQLIPGYQPADQLLKILQSS; from the coding sequence ATGGCAAAAATTAAATTATTTAGTTCTTTAGCTGTCGCTTTATCACTGCAGTTTTCTGCTGTGGCGGCGGATGTATCGGTTAGTAAATCTGAATATGAACGCGTAGTTCAGCATTTTGCTAATATCCGAATGAATGTTGAAAAAGTTGAAAACTCTCCGGTCGACGGCTTGTATCAAGTTACCACGAAACGCGGTTTGTTTTATTTCAGTAAAAAAGGCAGCTTTCTGGTACATGGCCAAGTTTACAACATGGAACAAGGCATGAAGAACGAAACAGAAGCCGTTTTAGCCGTTGCGCGTAAAGATGCGGTTGCTGAATTTGCCAGTAGCATGATTGAATTTAAAGCCAAAGACGAAAAATATGTAGTTAATGTTTTCACCGATACCACGTGTGGTTACTGTCGTAAATTGCATGGTGAAATGAAAGATTACAATGCCGCGGGTATTACTGTACGTTATTTAGCTTTTCCACGTGGTGGCATGAATAGTCGTTCATTTGACGATTTGGTCAGTATTTGGTGTGCGGATGATAAGCAACAAGCCATGACAGACGCGAAAATGTCAGGCGCTATTACCGCGAAAAAATGCGATGTGCCAATTCAAGAACATTACGAGTTAGGCAGTAAGCTAGGTGTTTCTGGTACGCCTGCGATCATTCTTGAAAGTGGTCAATTAATTCCCGGCTATCAACCGGCCGATCAGTTATTAAAAATCTTACAGTCTTCGTAA
- the recJ gene encoding single-stranded-DNA-specific exonuclease RecJ encodes MSASIIRRQPEQVGGLPSSVHPLLRRVLANRGINQPELLELSAKALPKPQLKGLEQAVSILIDAIKQQLKIIVVGDFDADGATSTALSVMSLKQLGSRNVDFLVPNRFDFGYGLSPQIVDVAAQHGAQVIMTVDNGISCIAGVERAKQLGIKVIVTDHHLPGDVLPNADAIVNPNQVDCPFPSKNLAGVGVAFYLMLAVRGQLRAENFFADQQIPEPNLAEYLDLVALGTVADVVKLDHVNRILVQQGLNRIRQGYCRPGIKALLDVADRNPQFLVSSDFGFALGPRLNAAGRLDDMTLGISCLMAQDYSNAIMLAARLDELNKERREIESGMQAEAMATLEKTQVDGSASGICLFDETWHQGVIGIVAGRIKEQYYRPTVVFAEGDNDELKGSCRSIPGFHIRDALEFIDTRQPGLVIKFGGHAMAAGLSIRKHDYAVFKQAFELAVSKLIEPECLQHCIYSDGGLDGNYLTTQVADLLKRAMPWGQAFPEPIFDDEFIVINERILKDKHLKLVLQHPSGLSYDAIWFNYDQSLWRAQQIHQVRVAYVLDTNTFRGKTSVQMMIRAMEVL; translated from the coding sequence GTGTCAGCCAGTATTATTCGCCGTCAACCTGAACAAGTTGGCGGTTTACCTTCTTCTGTTCACCCTTTGCTACGCCGTGTTTTAGCCAATCGCGGTATTAATCAACCAGAATTACTTGAGTTATCGGCAAAAGCCTTACCTAAACCTCAGCTCAAAGGGTTAGAGCAAGCCGTTAGCATTTTAATTGATGCGATAAAACAACAACTTAAGATTATTGTGGTTGGTGATTTTGACGCCGATGGCGCGACCAGTACGGCCTTAAGCGTAATGTCGTTAAAACAATTAGGTAGTCGCAATGTCGATTTTCTGGTGCCGAATCGTTTTGACTTTGGTTATGGTTTGTCGCCACAAATAGTGGATGTAGCGGCACAACATGGCGCTCAAGTGATTATGACGGTAGACAATGGGATATCTTGTATTGCCGGTGTTGAACGAGCCAAGCAATTAGGTATTAAAGTGATTGTAACAGATCACCATTTACCGGGTGACGTGTTGCCCAATGCCGACGCCATTGTTAATCCTAACCAAGTTGACTGCCCGTTCCCGAGTAAAAATTTAGCTGGGGTTGGGGTGGCGTTTTACTTAATGTTGGCGGTGCGCGGGCAGTTACGCGCCGAAAACTTTTTTGCGGATCAACAAATACCAGAGCCCAATTTAGCCGAATACTTAGATTTGGTGGCATTAGGGACGGTAGCCGATGTCGTCAAGTTGGATCATGTTAATCGTATTTTAGTGCAACAAGGGTTAAATCGGATCCGCCAAGGATATTGTCGACCGGGGATCAAAGCATTGCTTGATGTGGCCGATCGCAACCCGCAATTTTTAGTGTCGAGTGATTTTGGTTTTGCCTTGGGACCACGTTTAAACGCCGCCGGTCGATTAGATGACATGACTTTAGGCATTAGTTGTTTAATGGCGCAGGACTACAGTAATGCCATTATGCTGGCAGCGCGATTAGATGAGCTTAATAAAGAACGCCGTGAAATTGAAAGCGGAATGCAAGCCGAAGCCATGGCGACGCTCGAGAAAACCCAAGTAGATGGTTCTGCATCGGGCATTTGTCTGTTTGATGAAACTTGGCATCAAGGGGTTATTGGTATTGTTGCTGGACGCATTAAAGAGCAATACTACCGACCCACAGTGGTTTTTGCTGAAGGTGACAATGATGAATTAAAAGGTTCCTGCCGCTCGATACCCGGTTTTCATATTCGTGATGCACTTGAATTCATAGATACACGCCAACCTGGGTTAGTGATTAAATTTGGTGGACATGCCATGGCAGCGGGCTTGTCTATTCGCAAGCATGACTATGCGGTATTTAAACAGGCCTTTGAGTTAGCCGTAAGCAAGCTCATTGAACCAGAATGTTTACAGCATTGTATATATTCTGACGGCGGCTTAGATGGCAATTATTTAACGACGCAAGTGGCGGATTTACTAAAACGTGCGATGCCTTGGGGGCAGGCGTTTCCAGAGCCTATTTTTGATGATGAGTTTATTGTTATTAACGAACGCATTCTCAAAGATAAGCATCTTAAGTTAGTGTTACAGCACCCAAGTGGCTTAAGTTATGACGCGATCTGGTTTAACTATGATCAATCGCTGTGGCGCGCGCAACAAATTCATCAAGTGCGGGTAGCTTACGTTTTGGACACCAATACATTTCGCGGAAAAACCAGCGTACAAATGATGATCCGCGCGATGGAAGTGCTGTAA
- a CDS encoding cupredoxin domain-containing protein — protein MNKIIVIVLAFCFTSVSAMAGTLTLTLTFDKRPPYAGLAYLNDGGNFSNAPIDQTNKAFISNAYIVTPNSKVDFVNSDDIDHNIYANSPTHNVKFDLGLLQPKQSITLSNSDWPTDAVIRIGCKIHPKMKSYIANVASSNSQVIAFDNKTKTYTVTLDNVSVANAPFALWLPGYDPIKVNIKQGETKSLKLMKRGKSKGTGSLSYQ, from the coding sequence ATGAACAAAATAATTGTAATCGTTTTGGCCTTTTGTTTTACCAGTGTTAGTGCGATGGCGGGCACCCTCACCTTAACACTAACATTTGATAAACGCCCTCCTTATGCCGGCCTTGCCTATCTTAATGATGGAGGTAATTTCAGTAATGCGCCTATTGATCAAACCAATAAAGCCTTTATTAGCAACGCCTATATAGTCACGCCAAATAGCAAAGTGGATTTTGTTAACTCAGATGATATTGATCACAATATTTATGCCAACTCCCCTACTCACAATGTCAAGTTTGACTTAGGACTTTTACAACCTAAACAAAGCATCACCCTTTCAAACTCTGATTGGCCAACTGATGCTGTTATCCGCATTGGCTGTAAAATTCATCCGAAAATGAAGTCTTACATAGCTAATGTTGCATCGAGCAATAGTCAGGTGATCGCATTTGACAACAAAACTAAAACTTATACCGTCACGCTAGACAACGTATCCGTTGCCAACGCGCCATTTGCGTTATGGCTACCGGGATATGACCCTATTAAAGTAAATATTAAACAAGGCGAAACCAAATCACTTAAGTTAATGAAACGTGGAAAAAGTAAAGGAACTGGCAGTTTAAGTTACCAATAA